Proteins from one Parvibaculum lavamentivorans DS-1 genomic window:
- a CDS encoding pyridoxamine 5'-phosphate oxidase family protein, whose translation MSVELKTEDALRTVYPDPGQTRGKVLPALEEHARTFIGLSPFLCIGTSRPDGLADVSPRGGEQGFVHVLDDTHLAMPDRPGNNLIDTLSNIAQSPSVGLLFFVPGFEEMLRVNGVAKTTLDPEMMERFAVDGKKPRSVMIIEVREVFFHCTKALKRSGLWDSSKHVPREKMPSFGQIIRDQLKLLIPAKIIDMGLNQDAKKNLY comes from the coding sequence ATGTCCGTTGAACTGAAAACCGAAGACGCACTCCGCACTGTCTATCCGGATCCCGGCCAGACGAGAGGCAAGGTGCTCCCGGCGCTCGAAGAGCATGCGCGGACCTTTATCGGCCTTTCGCCCTTTCTGTGCATCGGCACCTCGCGCCCGGACGGACTGGCCGATGTCTCCCCGCGCGGCGGCGAACAGGGCTTCGTTCATGTGCTGGATGACACGCATCTCGCCATGCCGGACCGGCCCGGCAACAATCTGATCGATACGCTTTCAAACATCGCGCAGTCGCCCTCCGTCGGCCTGCTCTTCTTCGTGCCGGGCTTCGAGGAAATGCTGCGGGTGAACGGCGTGGCGAAAACGACGCTGGACCCGGAGATGATGGAACGCTTCGCGGTGGACGGGAAAAAGCCTCGCTCCGTCATGATTATCGAGGTGCGGGAGGTCTTCTTCCATTGCACTAAGGCGCTGAAACGCTCCGGCCTGTGGGACTCCTCAAAACATGTCCCGCGCGAGAAAATGCCGAGCTTCGGCCAGATCATTCGCGACCAGCTGAAGCTGCTCATCCCTGCGAAGATCATCGATATGGGCCTTAACCAGGATGCGAAGAAGAATCTCTACTGA
- a CDS encoding adenosine kinase, with protein MTIFQGVMLPINNRVGIGNALVDVIANADDKFLIANGIEKGGMTLIDAARADELYARMASSIEMSGGSCANTIAGLASLGGKGAFFGKVKNDQLGEVFVHDIKSLGVVFPASQATSGVPTGRCLIIVTPDAQRSMSTFLGAAQKLQPDDIDADTIRAAAVTYMEGYLWDEPGAKDAFLKAAKIAHDAGRLVSLTLSDSFCVGRYRDEFRRLAKDEVDILFANEAEILSLYETDVFDEALQKVRADCKFAALTRSEAGAVIVADGEVHVVDAEKVSKVVDTTGAGDLFAAGFLYGLTRGKSPVECGRLGAMAAAEIISHYGPRPQVSLAKLAKEKGLA; from the coding sequence ATGACGATATTTCAAGGCGTTATGCTGCCAATCAATAATCGAGTGGGCATCGGCAACGCACTGGTCGATGTGATCGCGAATGCGGACGATAAATTCCTGATTGCAAACGGCATCGAAAAAGGCGGAATGACGCTGATCGACGCGGCACGCGCCGATGAGCTCTATGCCAGGATGGCGAGCTCGATCGAGATGTCGGGCGGTTCCTGCGCCAATACCATCGCAGGGCTTGCCTCGCTCGGCGGTAAAGGTGCATTTTTCGGCAAGGTGAAGAACGATCAGCTTGGCGAAGTCTTCGTCCACGACATCAAGTCGCTCGGCGTCGTCTTCCCCGCCTCGCAGGCGACGAGCGGCGTTCCGACCGGGCGCTGCCTCATCATCGTAACGCCGGACGCGCAGCGAAGCATGAGCACGTTTCTCGGCGCGGCGCAGAAGCTGCAGCCGGATGACATCGATGCGGACACGATCCGCGCCGCAGCCGTCACCTATATGGAAGGCTATCTCTGGGATGAGCCCGGCGCGAAGGACGCTTTCCTGAAGGCCGCGAAGATTGCCCATGACGCGGGACGCCTGGTCTCGCTGACGCTCTCCGACAGTTTCTGCGTCGGCCGCTACCGGGACGAATTCCGGCGGCTGGCGAAGGATGAAGTGGATATTCTTTTCGCCAATGAAGCCGAAATCCTTTCGCTCTACGAAACCGATGTCTTCGACGAAGCGCTTCAGAAAGTGCGCGCCGATTGCAAGTTCGCCGCGCTGACACGTTCGGAAGCGGGCGCCGTCATCGTCGCCGATGGCGAAGTGCATGTCGTGGACGCGGAGAAAGTTTCAAAAGTCGTCGATACGACGGGCGCGGGCGATCTCTTCGCCGCCGGTTTCCTCTATGGCCTCACGCGCGGGAAAAGCCCTGTCGAATGCGGCCGTCTCGGCGCCATGGCGGCGGCGGAAATCATTTCGCATTACGGCCCGCGTCCGCAGGTCTCGCTCGCGAAGCTTGCGAAGGAAAAGGGCCTCGCCTGA
- a CDS encoding CYTH and CHAD domain-containing protein: protein MSEREIELKLLCEPVELDRIRQAPSLLKLKQGRATGKHLHSVYFDTKSLALGDHGFALRLRRAGAACVQTLKTESGASGGATGALARDTGEYEVRLPRGAEKPDLNKLPQALKARIQKLANGDAIGARLVSDIRRTIHNLQTENGDLIEMAFDLGALQANGGEAQVSEIELELKAGSPASLYRIALDLNEVADLRVGTKSKSERGFALLRPRAPVAVKAEPLLLDHNAPLEDAYGAVLRHCLVHMTANEAAAVDARLPEGLHQMRVALRRARSAFEIFRPVIGGAQADKLAAEAKWLANELGPARDFDVFVTEIVAPVTPRGAGFKKLQALAEEKRAEKWERALTALRSRRYTRFLLEYGLFLAEQDWRLKRKAPALARIFAAEALDKRLAKVAKRGRDFEKLEGEARHDLRKQLKKLRYGLHFFSSLYDAGEVKPYLKHLGEMQDVFGGLNDVATAHLILDDMPGEGAVGEAAARVIAWHGERAEKAWKGAIRLWKRFNAVDPFWRV, encoded by the coding sequence ATGTCCGAACGTGAAATCGAACTGAAGCTTCTTTGCGAGCCCGTCGAGCTTGACCGGATCAGGCAGGCGCCATCATTGCTCAAGCTGAAGCAGGGCCGCGCAACGGGCAAGCATCTCCACTCCGTCTATTTTGATACGAAAAGCCTCGCGCTGGGCGATCACGGTTTTGCGTTGCGCTTGCGCCGCGCCGGTGCGGCCTGTGTGCAGACCTTGAAAACGGAATCCGGCGCCTCAGGCGGCGCTACAGGCGCCCTTGCGAGGGATACGGGCGAGTATGAAGTGCGTCTTCCACGCGGTGCGGAAAAGCCCGATCTCAACAAATTGCCGCAAGCGCTCAAGGCGCGCATCCAGAAGCTTGCGAACGGCGACGCGATCGGCGCGCGCCTCGTCAGCGATATTCGCCGCACCATCCACAATCTCCAGACCGAAAATGGCGATCTGATCGAGATGGCGTTCGACCTCGGCGCCCTGCAGGCGAATGGCGGCGAAGCGCAGGTCAGCGAGATCGAACTGGAACTGAAGGCAGGCAGTCCCGCAAGTCTCTACCGGATCGCGCTCGACCTGAACGAAGTTGCCGATCTGCGCGTCGGCACGAAAAGCAAATCCGAACGCGGCTTTGCATTGTTGCGTCCACGCGCGCCCGTCGCCGTGAAAGCCGAGCCGCTGCTGCTCGATCACAATGCGCCGCTTGAAGATGCCTATGGAGCGGTGCTCCGCCATTGCCTCGTGCACATGACGGCCAACGAAGCCGCCGCCGTCGATGCGCGGCTGCCCGAAGGATTGCACCAGATGCGCGTCGCGCTTCGCCGCGCACGCTCGGCCTTCGAAATTTTCCGCCCCGTCATCGGCGGCGCGCAGGCGGACAAGCTCGCGGCGGAAGCCAAATGGCTTGCGAACGAACTTGGGCCCGCCCGTGATTTCGACGTCTTCGTTACCGAGATTGTTGCGCCGGTGACGCCGCGCGGCGCAGGCTTCAAAAAACTGCAGGCGCTGGCCGAAGAAAAACGGGCCGAGAAATGGGAACGTGCACTTACCGCGTTGCGCTCGCGCCGTTATACGCGCTTCCTGCTTGAATACGGCCTTTTCCTTGCCGAGCAGGATTGGCGCTTGAAACGCAAGGCGCCGGCCTTGGCGCGGATCTTCGCGGCAGAAGCTCTCGACAAGCGCCTCGCCAAGGTTGCAAAGCGCGGTCGCGACTTCGAGAAGCTTGAAGGCGAGGCGCGTCACGACCTGCGCAAACAGTTGAAGAAGCTTCGTTATGGACTGCATTTTTTCTCCTCGCTCTACGATGCTGGCGAGGTGAAGCCTTATCTGAAGCATCTCGGCGAAATGCAGGATGTGTTTGGCGGGCTGAACGACGTCGCGACCGCTCATCTGATCCTCGACGATATGCCGGGCGAAGGTGCGGTGGGGGAAGCGGCCGCTCGCGTGATCGCCTGGCACGGCGAGCGGGCGGAGAAAGCCTGGAAGGGGGCGATCCGTCTCTGGAAGCGCTTCAATGCCGTCGACCCTTTCTGGCGCGTCTGA
- a CDS encoding DUF2628 domain-containing protein, which yields MRIYTVHELQGAPLDGAGLVLVKEGFSFPAFLFSWAWLLWQRLWIAFGFWLLLVAATSFIVERLLGAEAATVCSLALQLLLGFEANDIRRWTLERKGYRLTGIVGGSSLEEAERNFFARWDGPLEVVPAAPSEPGPVWPRRAPPAETSGSERIFGLFPKAGG from the coding sequence ATGCGTATTTACACGGTCCACGAGCTTCAAGGCGCGCCGCTCGACGGCGCAGGGCTGGTGCTGGTCAAGGAGGGCTTCTCCTTTCCGGCCTTCCTGTTCTCATGGGCATGGCTTCTCTGGCAGCGGCTCTGGATCGCTTTCGGCTTCTGGCTCCTTCTGGTCGCCGCCACCTCCTTCATCGTGGAAAGGCTGCTCGGAGCCGAGGCGGCGACAGTCTGCTCGCTCGCCCTGCAACTCCTGCTCGGCTTCGAGGCGAACGATATCCGCCGCTGGACGCTTGAGCGGAAGGGCTATCGCCTCACCGGCATTGTCGGCGGCAGCTCTCTCGAGGAGGCGGAACGGAACTTCTTCGCGAGATGGGACGGCCCGCTGGAGGTTGTGCCTGCGGCGCCATCCGAGCCGGGCCCGGTCTGGCCCCGTCGCGCGCCTCCCGCCGAGACATCGGGCAGCGAACGAATTTTCGGCCTCTTCCCGAAAGCGGGAGGCTGA
- the hslV gene encoding ATP-dependent protease subunit HslV, giving the protein MTNDPINWHGTTILTVRKGGKVVIAGDGQVSMGDTIMKGNARKVRPLGKGDVIAGFAGATADAMTLFERLEAKIEQYPGQLTRACVELAKDWRTDRFLRRLEALMIVADKEATLVLTGNGDVLEPESGVVGIGSGGNYALAAARALIDMDLSAEEIARKAMGIAASICVYTNNNLTVESLDA; this is encoded by the coding sequence ATGACGAACGACCCCATCAACTGGCACGGCACAACGATCCTGACCGTGCGCAAGGGGGGCAAGGTCGTGATCGCGGGAGATGGCCAGGTATCGATGGGCGACACGATCATGAAGGGGAATGCCCGCAAGGTCCGCCCGCTCGGCAAGGGCGACGTGATCGCGGGTTTTGCCGGCGCGACCGCCGATGCCATGACCCTCTTCGAGCGGCTCGAGGCGAAGATCGAGCAATATCCCGGGCAGCTCACCCGCGCCTGCGTCGAGCTCGCCAAGGACTGGCGGACCGACCGTTTCCTCCGCCGCCTCGAGGCGCTGATGATCGTCGCGGACAAGGAGGCGACCCTCGTCCTTACCGGCAATGGCGATGTACTGGAGCCCGAAAGCGGCGTGGTGGGTATCGGCTCCGGCGGCAATTACGCCCTTGCCGCGGCTCGGGCCCTGATCGACATGGACCTCAGCGCCGAGGAGATCGCCCGCAAGGCCATGGGCATCGCAGCCAGCATCTGCGTCTACACCAATAACAACCTCACTGTCGAAAGCCTCGACGCCTAG
- the hisH gene encoding imidazole glycerol phosphate synthase subunit HisH, which translates to MKVAIIDYGSGNLRSAAKAFERAARDAGLSADVMVTSDPDAVRGADRVVLPGVGAFGDCAAGLRAVPGMAHALTEAVRKEGKPFFGICVGMQLMATRGLEHGVHEGLGWIEGDVVEMTPADPNLKIPHMGWNTLAQERPHPLLDGVETGDKGLHAYFVHSYFFDAASPDDIVANTDYGGRVTAMIARDNMAGTQFHPEKSQTLGLTLIGNFLKWRP; encoded by the coding sequence ATGAAGGTTGCGATTATCGATTATGGTTCGGGCAATCTCCGCTCTGCCGCCAAGGCGTTCGAACGGGCGGCGCGCGACGCCGGCCTGTCCGCCGATGTCATGGTGACGAGCGACCCGGATGCGGTGCGCGGCGCCGACCGCGTGGTGCTGCCGGGCGTCGGCGCCTTCGGCGATTGTGCTGCCGGCCTGCGCGCCGTGCCGGGCATGGCGCATGCGCTGACCGAAGCGGTGCGAAAGGAAGGAAAGCCCTTTTTCGGCATCTGTGTCGGCATGCAATTGATGGCGACGCGCGGCCTCGAACATGGTGTCCATGAGGGGCTCGGCTGGATCGAGGGCGATGTTGTGGAAATGACGCCCGCCGATCCCAACCTCAAAATTCCGCATATGGGTTGGAACACGCTGGCACAGGAACGTCCCCATCCGCTGCTCGACGGTGTCGAAACCGGCGACAAGGGCCTCCATGCCTATTTCGTCCACTCTTATTTTTTCGATGCGGCATCCCCCGATGACATCGTCGCCAACACCGATTACGGCGGCCGCGTTACCGCGATGATCGCGCGCGACAACATGGCGGGCACGCAGTTCCACCCGGAAAAAAGCCAGACCCTCGGTCTTACGCTGATCGGCAATTTCCTGAAGTGGCGTCCCTGA
- the hisA gene encoding 1-(5-phosphoribosyl)-5-[(5-phosphoribosylamino)methylideneamino]imidazole-4-carboxamide isomerase, whose translation MILFPAIDLKDGQCVRLVHGLMDQATVFNDDPAAQARAFEEAGFEYIHLVDLNGAFEGKPVNAAAVESILAAISIPAQLGGGIRDLATIEMWLEKGVRRVIIGTAAVKNPALVIEACRKFPGRIAVGLDAKGGRVATEGWADVSDLTVLDMAGRFEDAGVAAIIYTDIDRDGALQGLNIEATVSLADAISIPVIASGGLSSIEDLKKLIAANCSGIEGAISGRALYDGRLDPSEALKLLRGVA comes from the coding sequence ATGATCCTCTTTCCCGCAATCGATTTGAAAGACGGCCAATGCGTCCGTCTCGTACATGGGCTGATGGACCAGGCGACCGTCTTCAATGACGATCCAGCGGCGCAAGCGCGCGCCTTCGAGGAAGCAGGCTTCGAATACATCCATCTTGTCGACCTGAACGGTGCCTTCGAAGGAAAGCCGGTGAACGCCGCCGCCGTCGAAAGCATTCTTGCCGCGATCTCGATCCCCGCCCAGCTCGGCGGCGGCATCCGCGACCTCGCCACCATCGAGATGTGGCTCGAAAAGGGCGTCCGCCGCGTCATCATCGGCACGGCGGCGGTGAAGAACCCCGCTCTGGTGATCGAGGCGTGCCGCAAATTTCCGGGCCGCATCGCCGTCGGCCTCGACGCCAAGGGCGGCCGCGTTGCGACCGAGGGCTGGGCGGATGTCTCCGACCTCACCGTTCTCGACATGGCCGGCCGCTTCGAGGACGCGGGCGTCGCCGCCATCATCTATACCGATATCGACCGCGACGGCGCGCTTCAGGGCCTCAATATCGAGGCAACGGTGTCACTTGCCGACGCCATCTCCATTCCCGTGATCGCGTCGGGTGGGCTTTCATCAATCGAAGATCTGAAAAAGCTCATCGCGGCCAATTGTTCGGGGATAGAAGGCGCGATCTCCGGCCGGGCGCTTTATGACGGCAGGCTCGATCCTTCGGAAGCACTGAAGCTCCTGCGAGGTGTTGCGTGA
- the hisF gene encoding imidazole glycerol phosphate synthase subunit HisF encodes MTLKARLIPCLDVKDGRVVKGVNFVDLRDAGDPVEAARAYDAAGADELCFLDITASHEERAIIFDVVRRTAEQCFMPLTVGGGVRTIEDVRQLLLAGADKVSIMTAAVFNPDFVKAAAEKFGNQCIVVAIDAKQTGPGKWEIFTHGGRKPTGIDAVEYAVKVCELGAGEILLTSMDRDGAKSGFDIALTRAVADAVPVPVIASGGVGTLDHLVEGIRDGHASAVLAASIFHFGEFTIGEAKAHMAEAGLPIRL; translated from the coding sequence GTGACCTTGAAGGCTCGCCTCATTCCCTGTCTCGACGTGAAGGATGGCCGCGTCGTCAAAGGCGTGAACTTTGTCGATCTGCGCGACGCGGGAGATCCTGTCGAAGCCGCGCGCGCCTATGACGCGGCGGGTGCGGACGAACTCTGTTTCCTCGACATCACGGCGAGCCACGAAGAACGCGCGATCATCTTCGATGTCGTCCGCCGCACGGCGGAGCAGTGCTTCATGCCGCTTACCGTCGGCGGCGGCGTTCGCACCATCGAGGATGTGCGCCAGCTTCTGCTTGCCGGTGCCGACAAGGTCTCGATCATGACGGCCGCCGTCTTCAACCCCGATTTCGTGAAGGCGGCTGCGGAAAAATTCGGCAATCAATGCATCGTGGTCGCCATCGATGCAAAGCAGACCGGCCCCGGCAAATGGGAAATCTTCACCCATGGCGGGCGCAAGCCGACCGGCATCGACGCGGTTGAATATGCCGTTAAGGTCTGCGAGCTGGGCGCGGGCGAAATCCTGCTCACCTCAATGGATCGGGACGGCGCGAAATCCGGCTTCGACATTGCCCTGACCCGCGCGGTGGCCGATGCCGTTCCCGTGCCCGTTATCGCCTCGGGCGGCGTCGGCACGCTCGACCATCTCGTCGAAGGCATTCGCGACGGCCATGCGAGCGCTGTCCTCGCGGCCTCGATTTTCCATTTTGGCGAGTTCACGATCGGCGAAGCCAAGGCGCATATGGCGGAAGCAGGTCTTCCCATCCGCCTCTGA
- the hisB gene encoding imidazoleglycerol-phosphate dehydratase HisB — protein MQTDSDTRIATVERKTKETNVFVSLDLDGNGEYDVDTGIGFLDHMLEQLSRHSLIDLKVRAQGDLHIDFHHTTEDTGIVIGEAVRKALGDFKGIRRYATAIIPMDETCTRVSIDVSQRPYLIWKVGFTKPKLGDMDTELFKEWFQAFAQNAGITLHIENMYGDNNHHIVESCFKGLARALRDAIEIDPRAANRIPSTKGVLGN, from the coding sequence ATGCAGACCGATAGCGATACCCGCATCGCCACCGTCGAGCGCAAGACCAAGGAGACCAACGTCTTTGTCTCGCTCGATCTCGACGGTAATGGCGAATATGACGTCGATACCGGGATCGGCTTTCTCGATCACATGCTGGAGCAGCTCTCCCGTCATTCGCTGATCGACCTGAAGGTGCGCGCGCAGGGCGACCTCCACATCGATTTCCACCACACGACCGAGGATACGGGCATCGTCATCGGCGAAGCCGTACGCAAGGCGCTGGGCGACTTCAAGGGCATCCGCCGCTATGCGACGGCCATCATCCCGATGGACGAAACCTGCACCCGCGTCTCGATCGACGTATCGCAGCGCCCCTATCTCATCTGGAAGGTTGGCTTCACAAAGCCGAAGCTCGGCGACATGGACACGGAACTCTTCAAGGAGTGGTTCCAGGCATTTGCGCAGAATGCGGGCATCACGCTGCATATTGAAAACATGTATGGCGACAACAACCATCACATCGTCGAAAGCTGCTTCAAGGGCCTTGCCCGGGCGCTGCGCGATGCGATCGAGATCGACCCGCGCGCGGCGAACCGCATTCCCTCGACCAAGGGCGTGCTGGGAAACTGA
- a CDS encoding pentapeptide repeat-containing protein, which translates to MSERFKAAAKTNGEGSAASARKGGADDHAIVGRRISQEALKRLSELHTRYLKGIPNGWCAVMKECDLSGLDFRNLNFSHGHFIGCDFTGCDLEDAHFSGANLFSANFDHANLTRTNFSRADLRGANFEDAEMADAQLDGADLRRGAVIRRGASAPVGRENSSFRGARMYGTNMAECKLLDADFEGASISGASLQGADLRGANFAGAELKGVELSGANLADADFRRAVMDEATIARGDMMRATRPRPAPNPERMEKILALHLEWIQTGQQKGQRADFTRMDLSRKDFSRAVLAGAHFREAILADANFEKAILAAADFSNAILFRANLAGADLRGADLRGADLKNARQDDTKKGELDGTSLATRL; encoded by the coding sequence ATGTCCGAGCGTTTCAAAGCTGCCGCCAAGACGAACGGCGAGGGTTCTGCCGCGTCCGCCCGCAAGGGTGGTGCCGATGATCATGCGATCGTCGGACGCCGTATCAGCCAGGAAGCGCTGAAGCGTCTGAGCGAGCTCCACACGCGCTATCTCAAGGGCATCCCGAACGGCTGGTGCGCGGTGATGAAGGAGTGCGATCTGTCGGGTCTCGATTTTCGCAACCTCAACTTCTCGCATGGTCATTTCATCGGCTGCGACTTCACAGGCTGCGACCTTGAAGACGCGCATTTTTCGGGCGCCAATCTTTTCAGCGCAAATTTCGACCATGCGAATCTCACACGCACCAATTTCTCGCGCGCGGATTTGCGGGGCGCGAATTTCGAAGATGCCGAAATGGCGGATGCACAGCTCGATGGTGCCGACCTGCGGCGTGGCGCGGTGATAAGGCGCGGCGCCTCGGCACCTGTTGGCCGCGAGAATTCGAGCTTTCGCGGTGCACGGATGTACGGCACCAACATGGCCGAATGCAAACTTCTCGACGCCGATTTCGAAGGGGCCTCTATCTCCGGCGCTAGCCTGCAAGGTGCCGATCTGCGGGGTGCGAACTTTGCGGGTGCCGAGCTCAAGGGCGTCGAATTGTCGGGGGCTAATCTCGCCGATGCGGATTTCCGCCGCGCCGTCATGGACGAGGCGACAATCGCGCGCGGCGACATGATGCGGGCGACCAGGCCGAGGCCGGCGCCCAATCCCGAACGCATGGAAAAAATACTGGCGCTTCATCTCGAGTGGATCCAGACCGGCCAGCAAAAAGGCCAGCGCGCCGATTTCACCCGGATGGATCTCTCGCGAAAGGATTTCTCCAGGGCCGTGCTTGCCGGGGCCCATTTCCGTGAGGCCATCCTCGCCGATGCAAATTTCGAAAAGGCGATCCTTGCCGCCGCCGATTTCAGCAATGCGATCCTGTTTCGCGCCAACCTCGCCGGGGCCGATCTCCGGGGCGCCGATCTCAGGGGTGCCGATCTGAAGAATGCCCGGCAGGATGACACCAAGAAGGGCGAGCTGGACGGCACCAGCCTGGCCACCAGGCTCTGA
- a CDS encoding phosphoribosyl-ATP diphosphatase, with protein sequence MAADASQLDRLFEVIAARKGADAGSSYTAKLLAKGVPACAQKLGEEAVETVIAAVSGDGGGVVSESADLLYHWLVLMAASNTDPADVYAELERREGRSGLTEKAARGER encoded by the coding sequence ATGGCCGCCGACGCAAGCCAGCTCGATCGACTGTTCGAGGTGATCGCCGCCCGCAAGGGCGCGGACGCCGGCTCTTCCTATACCGCGAAGCTGCTCGCGAAAGGCGTGCCGGCCTGCGCCCAGAAACTGGGTGAAGAAGCGGTCGAAACGGTGATTGCGGCGGTTTCCGGCGATGGCGGCGGCGTGGTCTCCGAAAGCGCCGATCTTCTTTATCACTGGCTGGTGCTCATGGCGGCGTCGAATACCGACCCGGCAGATGTTTACGCCGAGCTTGAACGCCGCGAGGGCCGCTCCGGCCTCACGGAAAAAGCAGCGCGTGGTGAACGGTAA
- the coaA gene encoding type I pantothenate kinase, giving the protein MGDDALTADSGRDETQSLSPFRYFTAAEWGRLRQDTPLPLSQGELEELKGFGERISLDEVSEIYLPLSRLLNLYVGETQELYRVTSDFLGREQDKVPYIIGVAGSVAVGKSTTARILRTLLARWPNHPKVDLITTDGFLYPNKVLEERGLMQRKGFPESFDIKRLLRFLSDVKAGSRHVEAPVYSHFTYDILPGETIPVDYPDILVVEGLNVLQPWKPADGDEPQPFVSDFFDFSIYLDADEASIRRWYIERFLSLRRTSFKDPAAYFHRYSKLTEEEAVETADAIWTSINLANLRKNILPTRQRADLILRKGDDHRIRDVLLRKL; this is encoded by the coding sequence ATGGGTGACGATGCGCTGACCGCCGATAGCGGCAGGGACGAAACGCAGTCTCTCTCGCCATTCCGCTATTTTACGGCCGCCGAGTGGGGCCGTCTCCGCCAGGACACGCCCCTGCCCCTTTCGCAAGGCGAACTGGAAGAACTGAAAGGTTTCGGCGAGCGGATCTCTCTGGACGAGGTTTCGGAAATTTATCTTCCGCTCTCCCGCCTTCTCAACCTCTATGTGGGCGAGACACAGGAACTTTACCGCGTCACCTCCGACTTTCTCGGCCGCGAGCAGGACAAGGTTCCCTACATTATCGGTGTCGCCGGCTCCGTTGCCGTCGGCAAATCGACCACGGCGCGTATCCTGCGCACGCTGCTCGCGCGCTGGCCGAACCATCCGAAGGTCGATCTCATCACCACCGACGGCTTTCTCTATCCGAACAAGGTGCTCGAAGAGCGCGGGCTGATGCAGCGCAAGGGCTTTCCCGAAAGTTTCGACATCAAGCGCCTGCTGCGTTTCCTGTCGGACGTGAAAGCAGGGTCGCGTCACGTCGAGGCGCCGGTCTATTCCCACTTCACCTACGACATCCTGCCCGGCGAGACGATACCGGTCGACTATCCGGATATTCTTGTCGTGGAAGGGCTCAACGTGCTGCAGCCCTGGAAGCCGGCGGATGGCGACGAACCGCAGCCCTTCGTATCGGATTTCTTCGATTTCTCGATTTATCTCGACGCGGACGAAGCCTCGATCCGGCGCTGGTATATCGAGCGCTTCCTCAGCCTGCGCCGCACATCCTTCAAGGACCCCGCCGCCTATTTCCACCGCTACTCCAAACTGACCGAAGAAGAAGCGGTGGAAACGGCAGACGCGATCTGGACATCGATCAATCTTGCAAACCTTCGCAAGAACATCCTGCCGACGCGCCAGCGCGCCGACCTGATCCTCCGCAAGGGCGACGATCACCGCATCCGGGACGTGCTGCTCAGAAAGCTCTGA